GCCGACCCCGCCGTCGTCGTGACCGACACCTCCGGGCGACCCTTCCGTCACGGCCAGCGCGGAGTCGCAATCGGGTGGTCGGGCATCCCGGCCTCGCGCGACTGGCGCGGCGAGGAGGACCGCGACGGCCACGAACTCGAAGTCACCGTCGAGACCGTGGTGGACGAACTCGCGGCGGCCGCAAACCTCGTGACCGGCGAGGGCGACGACGGTCTCCCCGTGGCGGTCGTCCGCGACTGGGAGTTCGGCGACCACGAGGGGAGCGACAACCTCTACCGCGACGTGGACGGCGACTTCGTCCGGCAGGCGCTCAGGGGGTGGGAGTTTGCGCGGAATTGAACTCACGCCCGAGCATCCGATTTCGGACCTCGTGGAAATCGGCCAGCGCGCCGAAAACGAGGGCTTCGACGCCCTCTTTGCCAGTTGCCACTACAACAACCGCGACCCCTTCGCCGTCCTCGATAGGGTGGCCGCGGCGACCGACGACCTCCGGGTCGGGCCGGGCGTCGCCAACCCCTACGAGACTCATCCGGTCTCGCTCGCGTCGCGGGTCGCCACGCTTGACGAGGTCAGCGACGGCCGGGCGCTCTGCGGTCTCGGCGCGGGCGACCGCTCGACGCTCCGAAATCTCGGCTTCGAGCGCGACAGGCCGCTCCGGCGCGTGCTGGAGGCGATGAAGGTCTCCCAGAAGCTCTGGGCGGGCGAGCGCGTGGACCACGACGGCACCTTTCAGGCGACCGACGCGGGCCTTAACTACCCGGACGCCGTGAGCGACGTGCCGGTCTACGTCGGCGCGCAGGGACCCCACATGATTCGGATGGCCGCGAAACACGCCGACGGCGTGCTGGTCAACGCCTCGCACCCCGACGACTTCGCGTGGGCCGACGAGCAGGTCGGGCAGGGGTTGGCCGACAGGCCCGACGGGCGCGGCGACTTCGACTTTGCGGCCTACGCCAGCGTCAGCGTCGCCGAGGACGCCGACGCGGCGCGGGAGGCCGCGCGCCCGCCGGTCGCGTTCATCGCGGCCGGAGCGGCCCCGCCGGTCCTCGACAGACACGGCATCGACCGCGAGCGGGCCGAGGCAATCGGCGAGACCATCGAGTCGGGCGACTTTGCGGCGGCGTTCGAGCGCGTGACGCCCGCGATGATAGACGCCTTCTGCATCGCTGGCACGCCCGACGAAGCCGCCGAGAAGATGGCGGGCGTGCTGGAGTACGCCGATAGCTTCGTCGCCGGGTCGCCGCTCGGTCCGGACCCGACGGAGTCGGTCGGTCTCGTCGCGGCGGCGCTGGACGAGGCCGAGTAGAAGGAGAACGTTATCGGCGCTGTGCGGGCGGTTGTCCGACCGAGTCGGGCATGATGAAGTCGATGGCCGCGCCCGCCGCGAGGTACGCCAGCGCGAGCGACGACCCCGCGACGAAGACGAACCCGACCGCCAGCAGGATGATGGAAGTGGGGAACGCCAGCGCGGCGTCGGTGAAGTAGCCGATCATGTCCACGACGTTCTGGATGATGCTCGCCATGTCTACATCTGTGGAGTCGGGATACTTGTTTGCTCCGTATGCGTGCGAGCGGTCTACCGGCTATCGACTGCGCTCCGCTACCCTTACGACGGGGGCCGCCGTAGTCGCGGCCGTGCCAGAGGACGCATCGCTCGACGCCTTCGCGTCGCCCGACGAGGAGGCCGACGACGCCGAAAACAGCGACGCCGAGACGGACGAATCGGAACTCGCCGACGCTGAACCGACCGATTCGGACGCGCCCGCTGGCGATTCGGCGACTGCCGAATCGCCAGCGGACTCGACGCCGACCGATTCCACCCCGACTGTCGAGGACGCCGACCCCGCCGTCTCGACCTACGGGTGGTCGCCGGAGGGCGGCGAGTGCGCCGACTGCGGCGCGTCGGCCGAGCGCCGCTGGCGGGCCGACGGCGAGCGACACGGCGCGCTGGTCTGTGCCGACTGCAAGGAGTGGTAGTCGTCGCGGGGCGCGCGGCGCGTCGCTTTTTCACTTCGGTTTCAGCAGGCGAGTCTCGATGTACGCGTCCAGTTCGTCGCGGGCGTCCCGCGTCGTCTCCGGGCAGTTGGTCGTCACGGAGTCGGTCATCGCGCCGTTGGCGAGCGTGAGCAGAAATCCGGCGGTCTGGTCGGGGTTCACCTCCCTGAAGGTGCCCTCCTCGATGCCATCCGCGATGATGTCGGCGATATGCTGGCGGAAAAACTGGTTGCTCCGAGTGAACTGCGCCTCGTAGTCGGTGTCGTGGACCGCCTGCGCGCGCAGTTCCACGACGACTCCGGCGAACTCCTCGCTCGGCCCGGCGTCCCCGGCGGCGAACGCCCCGACGAACGACCGGAGTCGTTCGTCGGCGCGCGCGCCCTCCCCGAGGGGCACGCCCTCCTCGAAGTAGTCGAGGACGAACCCCAGGAAATCGACCAGCAGGTCGTCTTTCCCGTCGTGGTGGTGATAGAGCAGTGACTTGCTCTTGTCGAACTCGTCGGCGATGCGTTGAATCGTCAGGTCGGCGTAGCCGTACTCAACGAGCGCCTGATAGGTGGCTTCCATGATGGCCACGCGGGTGTCGTCGGCCGAGTCGTCGAAGAGACCATCGGGCGGCATGTGATTGGCGAAATCGTAGCACGGGGCGAACTTTAACTCTCGTATTTATTTGTTGTAACTTTCAACTTCGAGCTAGAAATGGCGTGAATCGAAAGACGTTGGAGACGTCGGCGTTCGACCGACGCGAAGCGTCTCACCGAGTCGTCTCTCGGGATGGCTTCGATATCTCGCGGTCGTCGCTGACCGACTGCTCGCCGCGACTCGACGATTCGTCGTCGCCTAAATCCTCGGTTTCGGGCGTACTCAGTTCGTCCAGCGCGCACTCGGCGCAGTAGGAGTTGCGGCCCGCCGACGCCGTGAGAACCGGAACTCCGGCGAGGACGTACTCTTCGCGGTAGCGACGCACGACCCCGCGCTCGACGCCCGCGCCGCACCGCACGCACTGCTCCGGGTGGGTTTCGTGGGGTCGAACGACGCGCTGGTCTACCGTCGTCGCCCGCCCGAACCGACCGATTCCGTGACGCCGTTCGATTCGATCGCGGAGTCCCGGATGGACAGATACGCCCAAAGCGAGAAAGAGGGCCGAAAACACCGTGAGGACCGCGAGCGGACCGACCGCCGCGCGACTGCTGAACGCGTGGGCGACGACGCTGACCGCGGCCGCCAGACCTAGAAGAATAGAAAGCCAGCCAGCGATTTCGTACAGGATACCGGAGATAACCTCTGCCAGCGGTTCTTCCCGACGGGCGTCAGTGGCCATACGGGTCGAACGCGCTCTTGGCCCGTAATTCTTGTTCTTCTCCCGTCACGTATCACTCGTCGGGAATCGAGTGGTAATTACCAAACAGGTTATCGCCGGGACAAAAGTTTCAAAGGTGGCCCCGAAACGTACGTGTAGTACCCGCACGCTTCGGCGGCCGACGGTCCGGTCGCCGACTGTTCCGCCCTCTGCGTGCAGACCACCAATCCATGACGGAAGCTAACTCCCCTCAGCGACGAACCGACGCGTCACCCGACCCGCTCCCGGTAGACGAGGCGGCCGCCGTCGCCGAGCGCGTGGTCGAGAACGTCGAGCGGGTCATCGTGGGCCACCACGACGTGACCGAACACATCGTCACGGCCATTCTCGCTCAGGGCCACCTCCTGCTTGACGACGTGCCCGGCGTCGGCAAGACGATGCTCGCCCGGTCGCTCGCCCGCTCCATCGACTGTGAGTTCTCGCGGGTCCAGTTCACGCCCGACCTAATGCCGACCGACGTGACCGGCGTCAACGTCTTCGACGAGCGCACGCGGGAGTTCGAGTTCCGGCCCGGTCCCGTCTTCGGCAACGTGGTCCTCGCCGACGAAATCAATCGCGCGCCGCCCAAAACCCAGTCGGCCCTGCTGGAGGCGATGGAGGAGACCCAAGTCACCGTGGACGGCGAGAGCTACGAACTCGACCAACCCTTCACCGTCATCGCTACCCAGAACGACGTGGAGGCCGACCGAACCTACGACCTCCCCATCGCCGAGGTGGACCGATTCACCAAGCGCCTGACGCTGGGCTACCCCTCCCCTGAGGACGAGTCGGAGGTCCTGCGTCGCGTGACCGGCGGCCACCCCATCGACGAGTTGGAGTCGGTTGCGACCGCCGAGGACGTGCTGGCCGCCCGCGAAACCGTCGAGAACGTCACCGCCGAGGCCGCCGTCCGGGAGTACGTCACCCGACTAGCCAACTACACCCGCGACCACGCCGACCTCGGCGTGAGTCCCCGCGGGTCCATCGCGCTCCTCCGGTCGGCCCAAGCCCGCGCGGTCTTGGAGGGCCGCGACTACGTGATTCCCGACGACGTGCAGTCCGAGGCCGAGAGCGTCCTCGCCCACCGAGTCCGGACCGGCGCGGCGT
This genomic stretch from Halorussus pelagicus harbors:
- a CDS encoding 5,10-methylenetetrahydromethanopterin reductase; protein product: MRGIELTPEHPISDLVEIGQRAENEGFDALFASCHYNNRDPFAVLDRVAAATDDLRVGPGVANPYETHPVSLASRVATLDEVSDGRALCGLGAGDRSTLRNLGFERDRPLRRVLEAMKVSQKLWAGERVDHDGTFQATDAGLNYPDAVSDVPVYVGAQGPHMIRMAAKHADGVLVNASHPDDFAWADEQVGQGLADRPDGRGDFDFAAYASVSVAEDADAAREAARPPVAFIAAGAAPPVLDRHGIDRERAEAIGETIESGDFAAAFERVTPAMIDAFCIAGTPDEAAEKMAGVLEYADSFVAGSPLGPDPTESVGLVAAALDEAE
- a CDS encoding DUF7573 domain-containing protein, which gives rise to MPEDASLDAFASPDEEADDAENSDAETDESELADAEPTDSDAPAGDSATAESPADSTPTDSTPTVEDADPAVSTYGWSPEGGECADCGASAERRWRADGERHGALVCADCKEW
- a CDS encoding TetR/AcrR family transcriptional regulator, encoding MPPDGLFDDSADDTRVAIMEATYQALVEYGYADLTIQRIADEFDKSKSLLYHHHDGKDDLLVDFLGFVLDYFEEGVPLGEGARADERLRSFVGAFAAGDAGPSEEFAGVVVELRAQAVHDTDYEAQFTRSNQFFRQHIADIIADGIEEGTFREVNPDQTAGFLLTLANGAMTDSVTTNCPETTRDARDELDAYIETRLLKPK
- a CDS encoding AAA family ATPase; protein product: MTEANSPQRRTDASPDPLPVDEAAAVAERVVENVERVIVGHHDVTEHIVTAILAQGHLLLDDVPGVGKTMLARSLARSIDCEFSRVQFTPDLMPTDVTGVNVFDERTREFEFRPGPVFGNVVLADEINRAPPKTQSALLEAMEETQVTVDGESYELDQPFTVIATQNDVEADRTYDLPIAEVDRFTKRLTLGYPSPEDESEVLRRVTGGHPIDELESVATAEDVLAARETVENVTAEAAVREYVTRLANYTRDHADLGVSPRGSIALLRSAQARAVLEGRDYVIPDDVQSEAESVLAHRVRTGAASGGKSGRELITEAVESVPVE